The following coding sequences are from one Kosakonia sp. H02 window:
- the purA gene encoding adenylosuccinate synthase, producing the protein MGNNVVVLGTQWGDEGKGKIVDLLTERAKYVVRYQGGHNAGHTLVINGEKTVLHLIPSGILRENVTSIIGNGVVLSPAALMKEMKELEDRGIPVRERLLLSEACPLILDYHVALDVAREKARGAKAIGTTGRGIGPAYEDKVARRGLRVGDLFDKATFADKLKEVMEYHNFQLVNFYKVDAVDYQKVLDDVMAIADILTAMVVDVSDLLDQARKRGDFVMFEGAQGTLLDIDHGTYPYVTSSNTTAGGVATGSGLGPRYVDYVLGIIKAYSTRVGAGPFPTELFDDIGEFLCKQGNEYGATTGRRRRTGWLDAVAVRRAVQINSLSGFCLTKLDVLDGLKEVKICVAYRMPDGREVTTTPLAADNWEGIEPIYESMPGWSESTFGVKDRSGLPQAALNYIKRIEELTGVPIDIISTGPDRTETMILRDPFDA; encoded by the coding sequence ATGGGTAACAACGTCGTCGTACTGGGCACCCAATGGGGTGACGAAGGTAAAGGGAAGATTGTCGATCTTCTGACTGAACGGGCCAAATATGTTGTACGCTACCAGGGCGGTCACAACGCAGGCCATACTCTCGTAATCAACGGTGAAAAAACCGTCCTCCATCTTATTCCATCAGGCATTCTTCGTGAAAACGTAACCAGCATCATCGGTAACGGTGTTGTGCTGTCACCGGCTGCGCTGATGAAAGAGATGAAAGAACTGGAAGACCGTGGTATCCCGGTTCGCGAACGTCTGCTGCTCTCTGAAGCATGCCCGTTAATCCTTGATTATCACGTTGCACTGGATGTCGCGCGCGAAAAAGCGCGTGGTGCGAAAGCTATCGGCACCACCGGCCGCGGCATCGGTCCTGCGTACGAAGATAAAGTTGCCCGTCGCGGTCTGCGCGTTGGCGACCTGTTCGACAAAGCCACTTTCGCCGACAAACTGAAAGAAGTGATGGAATATCACAACTTCCAGCTGGTGAACTTCTACAAAGTGGACGCTGTTGACTACCAGAAAGTGCTGGACGATGTAATGGCAATCGCCGACATCCTGACCGCCATGGTCGTGGACGTTTCCGACTTGCTGGATCAGGCGCGTAAACGCGGCGACTTCGTGATGTTCGAAGGCGCGCAGGGTACGCTGCTGGATATCGATCACGGTACTTATCCGTACGTAACCTCTTCCAACACCACTGCGGGCGGCGTCGCCACCGGTTCTGGTCTTGGCCCGCGTTACGTCGATTACGTGCTGGGTATCATCAAAGCGTACTCCACCCGTGTGGGCGCGGGTCCGTTCCCGACGGAACTGTTTGATGATATTGGCGAGTTCCTCTGCAAACAGGGTAACGAATATGGCGCGACCACCGGTCGTCGTCGTCGTACCGGCTGGCTGGATGCGGTTGCGGTACGCCGCGCGGTGCAGATCAACTCCCTGTCTGGTTTCTGCCTGACCAAACTGGATGTGCTGGATGGCCTGAAAGAGGTGAAAATCTGCGTCGCTTACCGCATGCCGGATGGCCGCGAAGTGACCACCACGCCACTGGCCGCCGATAACTGGGAAGGTATTGAGCCGATTTATGAATCCATGCCTGGCTGGTCTGAATCTACTTTTGGTGTGAAAGATCGCAGCGGCTTGCCGCAGGCAGCGCTGAATTACATCAAACGTATTGAAGAACTTACCGGCGTACCGATCGACATCATCTCTACCGGTCCGGATCGTACGGAAACCATGATTCTGCGCGATCCGTTCGACGCATAA
- the hflC gene encoding protease modulator HflC → MRKSVIAIIIIVLVVLFTSIFVVKEGERGISLRFGKVLRDDDNKPLVFEPGLHFKLPFIESVKLLDARIQTMDNQADRFVTKEKKDLIVDSYIKWRISDFSRYYLATGGGDVSQAEVLLKRKFSDRLRSEIGRLDVKDIVTDSRGRLTLEVRDALNSGSAGTEDEVSTPAADDAIAKAAERVQAETNGKVPVVNPNSMAALGIEVVDVRIKQINLPTEVSDAIYNRMRAEREAVARRHRSQGQEEAEKLRAAADYEVTKTLAEAERQGRIMRGEGDAEAAKLFADAFSQDPDFYAFIRSLRAYENSFESNQDVMVLSPDSDFFRYMKTPSSTTR, encoded by the coding sequence ATGCGTAAGTCAGTTATCGCGATCATCATCATCGTGCTGGTAGTGCTTTTCACCTCTATTTTCGTGGTGAAAGAGGGCGAGCGAGGCATTTCGCTGCGCTTCGGTAAAGTGCTGCGTGACGACGACAACAAGCCGTTGGTGTTCGAGCCAGGCTTGCACTTCAAACTGCCGTTTATTGAATCGGTCAAACTGCTCGATGCGCGTATCCAGACCATGGATAACCAGGCAGACCGCTTTGTGACCAAAGAGAAGAAAGACCTGATTGTCGACTCATACATCAAGTGGCGTATCAGCGATTTCAGCCGTTACTACCTCGCGACCGGTGGCGGTGACGTCTCCCAGGCGGAAGTGCTGCTGAAACGTAAGTTCTCTGACCGTCTGCGTTCTGAAATTGGTCGTCTGGATGTGAAAGACATCGTTACCGACTCTCGTGGTCGCTTGACGCTGGAAGTCCGTGATGCGCTGAACTCCGGTTCTGCCGGTACGGAAGATGAAGTGTCAACGCCAGCGGCAGACGATGCAATTGCCAAAGCCGCAGAGCGCGTTCAGGCTGAAACCAACGGCAAAGTGCCGGTTGTCAACCCGAACAGTATGGCGGCGTTAGGTATCGAAGTGGTGGATGTGCGCATTAAACAGATCAACCTGCCGACAGAAGTGTCTGATGCGATTTACAACCGTATGCGCGCCGAGCGTGAAGCGGTAGCCCGTCGTCATCGTTCACAGGGTCAGGAAGAAGCCGAAAAACTGCGCGCCGCAGCGGATTACGAAGTGACGAAAACACTGGCTGAAGCCGAGCGTCAGGGTCGTATCATGCGTGGTGAAGGCGATGCCGAAGCAGCGAAACTGTTTGCTGATGCATTCAGCCAGGATCCAGACTTCTACGCCTTTATCCGTAGCCTGCGTGCGTATGAAAACAGCTTCGAGAGCAACCAGGATGTGATGGTGCTCAGCCCGGACAGCGATTTCTTCCGTTATATGAAGACACCGTCTTCCACGACACGCTAA
- the miaA gene encoding tRNA (adenosine(37)-N6)-dimethylallyltransferase MiaA produces the protein MSEVSKAGLPKAIFLMGPTASGKTALAIALRKVLPVELISVDSALIYQGMNIGTAKPNAEELQAAPHRLLDILDPAQAYSAADFRRDALAQMKEITEAGRIALLVGGTMLYFKALLEGLSPLPSADAKVRAEIEKQAAERGWEALHGQLREIDPVAAARIHPNDPQRLSRALEVFFISGKTLTDLTQTSGDALPYQVHQFAIAPASRELLHQRIEQRFHQMLASGFEAEVRALFARGDLHTDMPSIRCVGYRQMWSYLEGEISYDEMVYRGICATRQLAKRQITWLRGWDDVHWLESEKPEKSYHDVLQVVSAIAG, from the coding sequence ATGAGTGAAGTGAGTAAAGCAGGCCTGCCGAAGGCGATTTTTTTGATGGGGCCGACGGCCTCCGGCAAAACGGCGTTAGCCATCGCGTTACGTAAAGTTTTGCCAGTAGAGTTGATAAGCGTGGACTCCGCCCTTATCTATCAGGGCATGAATATCGGTACCGCTAAGCCGAACGCGGAAGAGCTGCAAGCTGCACCGCATCGGCTCCTCGATATTCTTGATCCGGCGCAGGCCTATTCCGCGGCTGATTTTCGTCGCGATGCGCTGGCGCAAATGAAAGAGATAACCGAGGCCGGGCGTATTGCGCTGCTGGTGGGCGGTACGATGCTCTACTTTAAGGCGCTGTTGGAAGGGCTATCGCCTTTGCCATCTGCGGATGCAAAAGTCAGGGCGGAGATTGAAAAACAGGCGGCAGAGCGTGGGTGGGAAGCGTTGCATGGGCAGTTAAGGGAGATCGATCCCGTTGCCGCAGCGCGGATTCATCCAAATGATCCGCAAAGGCTTTCCCGGGCACTGGAAGTTTTTTTCATTTCGGGTAAAACTTTAACAGATCTGACGCAAACGTCAGGAGACGCTCTGCCTTACCAGGTGCATCAGTTCGCCATCGCCCCGGCGAGCCGTGAACTGCTCCATCAACGAATCGAGCAGCGTTTTCATCAGATGTTAGCTTCAGGTTTTGAAGCAGAAGTGCGGGCGCTTTTTGCTCGCGGAGATTTGCATACGGATATGCCTTCCATTCGTTGTGTGGGCTATCGCCAGATGTGGTCATACCTTGAAGGCGAGATTTCATACGATGAAATGGTTTATCGAGGTATTTGCGCCACGAGGCAGTTAGCCAAGCGACAGATTACCTGGTTACGCGGCTGGGATGACGTCCACTGGTTAGAGAGTGAAAAGCCAGAAAAGTCTTACCATGACGTGTTACAGGTTGTTAGTGCTATCGCAGGGTGA
- a CDS encoding DUF2065 family protein codes for MNSTIWLALALVLVLEGLGPMLYPRAWRRMIATLTLLPDNLLRRFGGGLVVAGVVVYYMLRKTIG; via the coding sequence ATGAACTCAACAATCTGGCTTGCCCTGGCGCTGGTTTTGGTACTTGAAGGCCTCGGACCGATGCTTTATCCCCGTGCCTGGCGGCGAATGATCGCCACATTGACCTTGCTGCCGGACAATCTTTTACGTCGCTTTGGCGGTGGGCTTGTGGTCGCTGGCGTGGTTGTCTACTACATGTTGAGGAAAACGATTGGCTGA
- the hflK gene encoding FtsH protease activity modulator HflK, whose protein sequence is MAWNQPGNNGQDRDPWGSSKPGGNSEGNGNKGGRDQGPPDLDDIFRKLSKKLGGLGGGKGTGGATPGSSGPRGQIGGRVIGIVAVAAVVIWAATGFYTIKEAERGVVMRFGKFSHLVEPGLNWKPTFIDSVTAVNVESVRELAASGVMLTSDENVVRVEMNVQYRVTDPERYLFSVTSADDSLRQATDSALRGVIGKYTMDRILTEGRTVIRSDTQRELEETIRPYNMGITLLDVNFQAARPPEEVKAAFDDAIAARENEQQYIREAEAYTNEVQPRANGQAQRILEEARAYKTQTILEAQGEVARFAKILPEYKAAPEITRERLYIEAMEKVLSHTRKVLVNDKGGNLMVLPLDQMLKGGNAPAAKSDSSGANNLLRLPPASNSGSSANSNPSTSAGDIMDQRRVNAQRNDYQRQGE, encoded by the coding sequence ATGGCGTGGAATCAGCCCGGTAACAACGGACAAGACCGCGACCCGTGGGGAAGCAGCAAACCAGGCGGCAACTCTGAGGGAAATGGAAACAAAGGCGGTCGCGATCAGGGGCCACCTGATCTGGATGATATCTTCCGTAAACTGAGCAAAAAGCTTGGTGGTCTGGGCGGCGGTAAAGGTACCGGCGGCGCGACGCCTGGTTCTTCTGGCCCGCGCGGTCAAATTGGCGGGCGCGTTATCGGCATCGTTGCCGTTGCCGCTGTTGTCATCTGGGCCGCGACCGGGTTCTATACCATTAAAGAAGCGGAGCGCGGCGTGGTTATGCGCTTCGGCAAGTTCAGCCATCTGGTTGAGCCGGGTCTGAACTGGAAACCGACCTTTATCGATAGCGTAACCGCGGTAAACGTTGAATCCGTTCGTGAACTGGCCGCTTCTGGCGTGATGCTCACTTCTGACGAAAACGTCGTGCGCGTTGAAATGAACGTGCAGTACCGCGTCACCGATCCTGAGCGCTATCTGTTTAGCGTCACCAGCGCTGACGACAGTCTGCGCCAGGCGACAGACAGTGCTCTGCGCGGCGTCATCGGTAAATACACGATGGATCGCATTCTGACCGAAGGTCGTACCGTTATTCGTAGCGATACCCAGCGCGAGCTGGAAGAGACTATTCGTCCGTACAACATGGGGATTACCCTGCTGGACGTTAACTTCCAGGCCGCACGTCCGCCGGAAGAGGTGAAAGCCGCATTTGATGATGCGATTGCCGCCCGTGAAAACGAGCAGCAGTACATCCGTGAAGCGGAAGCGTACACCAACGAAGTTCAGCCGCGTGCGAACGGCCAGGCGCAGCGTATCCTCGAAGAGGCGCGTGCCTACAAAACGCAGACTATCCTGGAAGCGCAGGGTGAAGTGGCTCGTTTTGCCAAGATCCTGCCGGAATATAAAGCAGCACCGGAAATTACCCGCGAGCGTCTCTATATCGAAGCGATGGAGAAAGTGCTGAGCCATACCCGCAAAGTGCTGGTGAATGATAAAGGTGGCAACCTGATGGTGCTGCCGCTGGATCAGATGCTGAAAGGCGGTAACGCGCCAGCGGCAAAGAGTGACAGCAGTGGCGCGAACAACTTGCTGCGCCTGCCGCCTGCGTCCAACTCTGGCAGCAGCGCGAACAGCAATCCCTCTACGTCAGCGGGAGACATTATGGACCAACGCCGCGTGAACGCGCAGCGTAACGACTACCAGCGTCAGGGGGAATAA
- the hflX gene encoding ribosome rescue GTPase HflX, with protein sequence MFDRYDAGEQAVLVHIYFSQDKDMEDLQEFEALVSSAGVEAMQVITGSRKAPHPKYFVGEGKAVEIADAVKATGASVVLFDHALTPAQERNLEQLCECRVIDRTGLILDIFAQRARTHEGKLQVELAQLRHLATRLVRGWTHLERQKGGIGLRGPGETQLETDRRLLRNRITQILSRLEKVEKQREQGRRSRSKADIPTVSLVGYTNAGKSTLFNQITEAQVYAADQLFATLDPTLRRIDVTDVGETVLADTVGFIRHLPHDLVAAFKATLQETRQATLLLHVIDAADVRVQENIDAVNTVLEEIDAHEIPTLLVMNKIDMLDDFEPRIDRDEENKPTRVWLSAQTGVGVPLLFQALTERLAGEVAQHTLRLPAEEGRLRSRFYQLQAIEKEWMEDDGSVGMQIRMPIVDWRRLCKQEPALEEYIV encoded by the coding sequence TTGTTTGACCGTTATGACGCCGGTGAGCAGGCGGTACTGGTACACATCTATTTTTCGCAAGACAAAGATATGGAAGATCTCCAGGAATTTGAAGCTCTGGTCTCTTCCGCCGGTGTCGAAGCAATGCAGGTGATTACCGGTAGCCGTAAAGCACCGCACCCCAAGTATTTTGTTGGTGAAGGTAAAGCAGTTGAGATTGCAGATGCCGTAAAAGCAACCGGTGCTTCCGTCGTGCTCTTTGATCATGCGCTAACCCCAGCCCAGGAACGTAACCTGGAGCAACTGTGCGAATGTCGGGTTATTGATCGCACGGGCCTTATTTTGGATATTTTTGCCCAGCGTGCACGTACGCACGAGGGGAAATTACAAGTTGAGCTGGCGCAGTTGCGCCATCTGGCGACGCGTCTGGTGCGTGGCTGGACCCACCTTGAACGACAAAAGGGCGGGATTGGTTTGCGCGGTCCGGGTGAAACCCAGCTCGAAACCGACCGTCGTTTGTTGCGTAATCGTATTACTCAGATCCTCTCGCGTCTCGAAAAGGTTGAAAAACAGCGTGAGCAGGGGCGTCGCTCCCGTTCAAAAGCCGATATTCCAACGGTTTCGCTGGTGGGTTACACCAACGCCGGTAAATCGACGTTATTTAACCAGATAACCGAAGCGCAGGTGTACGCCGCCGATCAGCTGTTTGCGACCCTGGATCCGACGCTGCGCCGCATTGACGTCACGGATGTCGGTGAAACCGTATTGGCTGATACCGTCGGCTTTATTCGTCATCTGCCGCACGACCTGGTCGCTGCGTTCAAAGCAACGCTACAAGAGACGCGTCAGGCAACGCTGTTACTGCACGTGATTGACGCCGCTGATGTGCGCGTGCAGGAAAACATTGATGCAGTGAATACTGTGCTGGAAGAGATTGACGCACACGAAATTCCAACGCTGCTGGTGATGAATAAGATCGATATGCTGGACGATTTTGAGCCGCGTATCGATCGTGATGAAGAGAACAAACCAACCCGCGTCTGGCTTTCTGCACAGACAGGGGTTGGCGTACCACTGTTATTCCAGGCTTTGACAGAACGTCTTGCGGGTGAAGTCGCGCAGCATACGCTGCGGTTGCCAGCGGAAGAAGGGCGTTTGAGAAGCCGGTTTTATCAGCTTCAGGCAATAGAAAAAGAGTGGATGGAAGACGATGGCAGCGTAGGTATGCAGATACGTATGCCGATTGTCGACTGGCGTCGACTCTGTAAACAAGAACCGGCACTCGAAGAGTACATCGTTTGA
- the hfq gene encoding RNA chaperone Hfq: MAKGQSLQDPFLNALRRERVPVSIYLVNGIKLQGQIESFDQFVILLKNTVSQMVYKHAISTVVPSRPVSHHSNNAGGGSSSNYHHGSNAQGTAPQDGEETE, translated from the coding sequence ATGGCTAAGGGGCAATCTTTACAAGATCCGTTCCTGAACGCACTGCGTCGGGAACGTGTTCCAGTTTCAATTTATTTGGTGAATGGTATTAAGCTGCAAGGGCAAATTGAGTCTTTCGATCAGTTCGTGATCCTGTTGAAAAACACGGTCAGCCAGATGGTCTATAAGCACGCTATTTCTACTGTTGTTCCTTCTCGTCCGGTTTCACATCACAGCAACAATGCGGGCGGCGGTTCCAGCAGTAACTACCATCACGGTAGCAACGCGCAGGGCACTGCACCGCAAGACGGCGAAGAAACCGAGTAA
- the nsrR gene encoding nitric oxide-sensing transcriptional repressor NsrR, protein MQLTSFTDYGLRALIYMASLPAGQMTSITEVTETYGVSRNHMVKIINQLSREGYVAAVRGKNGGIRLGKPARDIRISDVVRSLEPLTLVNCNSEFCHITSACRLKIALSKAVQSFLKELDNYTLADLVEENQPLYKLLLVE, encoded by the coding sequence GTGCAGTTAACGAGCTTTACCGATTACGGTTTACGCGCCCTGATCTACATGGCGTCATTGCCGGCAGGACAAATGACCAGCATTACTGAAGTCACAGAAACGTATGGCGTGTCCCGTAATCATATGGTTAAGATAATCAATCAGCTAAGTCGTGAAGGCTATGTTGCGGCCGTACGTGGGAAAAACGGGGGGATCCGTCTGGGCAAACCCGCGCGAGATATTCGCATCAGTGATGTCGTACGCTCTCTTGAGCCGCTGACATTGGTGAATTGCAACAGCGAGTTTTGCCACATCACCAGCGCTTGCCGCCTGAAAATAGCACTTTCTAAAGCTGTACAGAGTTTCCTCAAGGAACTGGATAACTACACGCTTGCCGATTTGGTTGAAGAGAATCAACCGCTTTACAAATTATTGCTGGTGGAATGA
- the rnr gene encoding ribonuclease R, with protein MSQDPFLERESEKYTNPIPSREFILDHLSKREKPASRDELAIELNIEGEEQNEALRRRLRAMERDGQLVFTRRQCYALPERLDLLKGVVIGHRDGYGFLRVEGRKDDLYLSSEQMKTCIHGDQVLAQPLGADRKGRREARIVRILVPKTSQIVGRYFTDAGVGFVVPDDSRLSFDILIPPEEIMGARMGYVVVVELTQRPTRRTKALGKIVEVLGDNMGTGMAVDMALRTHEIPYQWPPEVEKQIAGLKEQVPEEAKAGRVDLRDLPLVTIDGEDARDFDDAVFCEKKRGGGWRLWVAIADVSYYVRHGTPLDNEARNRGTSVYFPSQVIPMLPEVLSNGLCSLNPQVDRLCMVCEMTISSKGRLTGYKFYEAVMSSHARLTYTKVWHMLQGDRELHEQYAPLVKHIEELHNLYKVLDQARAERGGISFESEEAKFIFNAERRIERIEQTQRNDAHKLIEECMILANISAARFVEKAEEPALFRIHDKPTNDAITAFRTVLAELGLELPGGNKPEPRDYAALLESIADRPDHEMLQTMLLRSMKQAIYDPENRGHFGLALQSYAHFTSPIRRYPDLSLHRAIKYLLAKEQGLKGNSTETGGWHYSMEEVLQLGQHCSMTERRADEATRDVSDWLKCDFMQDQVGNTFKGVIASVTGFGFFVRLDDLFIDGLVHVSSLDNDYYRFDQVGQRLIGESGGQTYRLGDRVEVKVEAVNMDERKIDFSLISSERGPRNPGKTERERGKKGAAGKNGGNRKPPRRQAGKKVNFEPDSAFRGEAGKGKPKKAKTPSSKTQKIAAATKAKRAAKKKTAQ; from the coding sequence ATGTCACAAGATCCTTTCCTCGAACGCGAATCTGAAAAATACACCAACCCCATTCCCAGCCGCGAATTTATCCTCGACCACCTTTCAAAACGCGAAAAGCCCGCCAGCCGGGATGAACTGGCCATTGAGTTAAATATCGAAGGCGAAGAACAAAACGAAGCCCTGCGTCGCCGCTTGCGTGCCATGGAGCGCGACGGGCAATTGGTCTTTACCCGCCGTCAGTGCTACGCCTTACCGGAGCGTCTTGATCTGCTGAAAGGCGTGGTCATCGGCCATCGCGATGGGTATGGTTTCCTGCGCGTCGAAGGCCGCAAGGACGATCTCTATCTCTCCAGCGAACAGATGAAAACCTGCATCCACGGCGATCAGGTTCTGGCGCAGCCGCTGGGTGCCGACCGTAAAGGTCGCCGCGAAGCGCGCATCGTGCGCATTCTGGTGCCGAAAACCAGCCAGATCGTCGGTCGTTACTTTACCGATGCCGGCGTCGGTTTTGTGGTACCGGATGACAGCCGTCTGAGCTTTGATATTCTCATCCCGCCCGAAGAGATCATGGGCGCGCGCATGGGTTATGTGGTGGTCGTGGAGCTGACGCAGCGCCCGACTCGCCGCACCAAAGCGCTGGGCAAAATCGTCGAAGTGCTCGGCGACAACATGGGTACCGGCATGGCCGTTGATATGGCGCTGCGCACCCACGAAATTCCTTACCAGTGGCCGCCGGAAGTCGAAAAACAGATTGCCGGGCTGAAAGAGCAGGTGCCAGAAGAGGCGAAAGCCGGGCGCGTCGATTTGCGCGACCTGCCGCTGGTGACTATTGATGGTGAAGACGCCCGCGACTTTGATGATGCGGTATTCTGCGAGAAAAAACGCGGCGGCGGCTGGCGCTTATGGGTCGCCATCGCCGATGTGAGCTACTACGTGCGCCACGGCACGCCGCTCGACAACGAAGCCCGCAATCGCGGCACTTCCGTTTACTTTCCGTCGCAGGTTATCCCGATGCTGCCGGAAGTGCTCTCCAACGGTTTATGCTCCCTGAACCCGCAGGTGGATCGCCTGTGCATGGTCTGTGAGATGACCATCTCGTCGAAAGGGCGTCTGACCGGCTACAAGTTCTACGAAGCGGTGATGAGCTCCCACGCGCGCCTGACCTACACCAAAGTGTGGCACATGCTGCAAGGCGATCGTGAACTGCACGAGCAGTATGCGCCGCTGGTAAAACATATCGAAGAGCTGCATAACCTCTACAAAGTGCTCGACCAGGCACGTGCCGAGCGCGGCGGGATCTCTTTTGAGAGCGAAGAAGCGAAGTTTATCTTCAACGCCGAGCGCCGCATTGAGCGCATTGAACAGACCCAGCGTAACGACGCGCACAAACTGATTGAAGAGTGCATGATCCTCGCCAATATCTCTGCGGCGCGTTTTGTGGAGAAAGCCGAAGAGCCAGCGCTGTTCCGTATTCACGATAAACCGACTAACGATGCAATTACCGCGTTCCGCACCGTGCTCGCCGAGCTGGGTCTGGAATTGCCGGGCGGTAATAAACCGGAGCCGCGCGATTATGCCGCGCTGCTGGAATCCATCGCCGATCGTCCGGATCACGAAATGCTGCAAACCATGCTGCTGCGCTCGATGAAACAGGCGATTTACGATCCGGAAAACCGCGGTCACTTCGGCCTGGCGCTGCAATCCTACGCGCACTTTACGTCGCCGATCCGCCGTTACCCGGACTTGTCCCTGCACCGCGCCATTAAGTATCTGCTGGCGAAAGAGCAAGGGCTGAAGGGCAACAGCACCGAAACCGGCGGCTGGCATTACAGTATGGAAGAGGTGCTGCAACTGGGCCAGCACTGCTCGATGACCGAGCGCCGCGCGGATGAAGCCACCCGCGATGTGTCGGACTGGCTGAAATGCGACTTTATGCAGGATCAGGTGGGCAACACCTTCAAAGGCGTTATCGCCAGCGTCACCGGTTTTGGCTTCTTTGTGCGTCTTGACGATCTGTTTATCGACGGCCTGGTGCATGTCTCTTCGCTGGATAACGACTACTACCGTTTCGACCAGGTGGGCCAGCGTCTGATTGGCGAATCCGGCGGGCAAACCTACCGTCTGGGCGACCGGGTGGAAGTGAAGGTGGAAGCGGTGAACATGGACGAACGCAAAATCGACTTCTCCCTGATCTCCAGCGAGCGCGGCCCGCGCAATCCGGGTAAAACCGAGCGCGAACGCGGCAAAAAAGGCGCCGCAGGCAAAAACGGCGGCAACAGAAAGCCACCGCGCCGCCAGGCTGGCAAGAAAGTAAACTTTGAGCCAGATAGCGCTTTCCGGGGCGAGGCTGGCAAGGGTAAACCGAAGAAAGCCAAAACCCCGTCGAGTAAAACGCAAAAAATCGCCGCCGCCACCAAAGCAAAACGCGCGGCGAAAAAGAAAACCGCGCAGTAA